The DNA window TCTTTCCATTTGATTAATCCGAATAGCCAAGAATGTTTTTTCTGAACACTGAGTATGGTTAAACTGTCCCGAACTTCATAATCAATAATGGTCTTTTTATCCGGCAATACCTCAACATCTATATCCACAAAATCATCTTCTAACTTCGCTTTGATTCCACCGAAAGAATCAATTACTGCAATCACGGTATCAATACTATGAATTGTGCTTGAAACTTCCGTTACATTGCTAATGTCCTTCGGCTTTACCTTAGAAGCTGCCAATAAATTGTTATACTTAGCCTTAAGATTATTCTGAGTCATATTCAGGCTCTTGACTTCTGCCTGATATAAGGCAATAGAATCATTCAGTTGAATCTTGGTATATTTGATTTCCTGATTCAAGTCACTGATAGTTGCCTCCAATGTATTGGCCTTGTGCTGATATTTTGCAACCTGACTATATGTTTGCCAAAGAAAAAAGCAAAGAATCCCAATAACCAGATATGGGTTATATTTATTTAAGATTATTTTCCACATAAGTTTATAGATTAGAGGTTTGAATACTCTTTCTTGACCTCAAAACAAGGACAAGCCTTATTTGCAAACTCCTTATGTCCGTGAATGGTGGCATTAGGATATAGCTTCTTCAAATCCTTCAGGAGTTTGAGAAGTGCCTTTTTCTGCTCGGCAGTGCGAGTATCTTTAGGTTTTGTACTACCTACCTCTCGACCACCTATATAGCAAATGCCGATACTGATGGTATTGTGGTTAGTGCAGTGGGCGCCGGCAATGTCGATGTCACGCCCCAGATGAATAGAACCGTCACGATAAATCACATAGTGATAGCCTACATCTGAGAAGTTACGAGCCTTATGCCATGCCCGAATGTCTGCTACAGTAAAGTCTTTCCCCTCTGGGGTGTCAGAGCAATGGATAATGATCTCTTTAATATTGCGCTTGCTCTTAGCGATTGAAGAGACTCCTTTGGCCTCGTCTGCTTCGATGACAGCCCATGTCTTAGTACCAACAATGCCGTCAGCGGTCAATCCATGATTTTTCTGGAACTCTTTAACCGCCTCTTCAGTCAAAGGTCCAAAAATACCATCGGCCATCAAATGAAGATAAGTCTGCAAGTGCTTAACTTCTTGGCCTCTGCTTCCTTTTTTTATAGTTTTCATCTTATAATATTGTTGATTTTAATATACTTAGAGTTCTCATTTTGTTGATGGTGTCAGGTCCTTCAATCGAGCTAATAGGGATATAATAATTTCTAATTCGTCTCATCACCTTAACATCAACATAAGCTCCGGTTAAGTTGCCCCCAGTAAATAAAATCCGTGTGACTACGCCAGTCCTATTTGTTAAAAGGCTATTTCCATTCTGCTCCAACTTTTTGGAATAACGAATTGTAATCTGATCCCCGACTTTTAACTCATTCATATACAATGAAATTAGATTAAAAATTATTCAATCACTTTATCAATTCCATTGTCCTTATTGACTTCCGGCACAATCAAGTTGAATGTAATACCATCGCCGTCTGCACCTTCCAGCATAACCTTATGTGCAATATCTTCCTTGATACCATACATATCGGTCAATTTGCTGATAGCGTTAACAGCGACAGAGCGTAGAGCAGCCGGAGATTGAGTGTTGCCCCAGCGATCAACCACCATCAGAGTAGAACACTCATCAGCAATTTTCAATAGGGTTTCAGTCAATCTGGGGCGTAGTGTTGTTGCGTCAACTAATGTTTCGCTTCTTAACTGGTCTATGCGATCCCGAATATCATCGCGTGTTATAAGCTGCCGAACGGCAATGGCGACTTCAACCTCATTTTTTGTATGCTCTTCAACCCCATCTTTAGAGGGATCAAACAGCGCCCCTGTATTCCCGTTGAATACAAGGTCAAAGGTTTTGCGCGCATTGCCGTTATATGGTGAAGGCCCGCAGGCATATACCAGGCAGAACTTCTCTTCTTGGTCTGTGAGCTTCATTTTCTATTGTCTATAAAAATTATTGTTCTTTTATAGATAATAGAAAACTTGCTCATCTAAACTCAATATCTCATTTCTCTGATGAATTACTACGCAGATTTTGGTTCATAATTTGGTGTCGGAACAACTTTACAATCCCTTGCAGACATTGCTCAATTCGCTCCATCGTATTCAATTCAGTCATATTAAAATTGAACTGAAGTGCATATCCACCGATATATGCAAGCACTTTCCCGGTTTTCTCATCACTTATCTGACAGATGTCTAAATCCTCTCTTTCCCGGAACATCATCACTCCAGTTGTAATTGAATCAAGATAGGCTTCAGGCATACCATTTTCATCAATCAGCTGAATGGGTGTTGGATGATTTACACGCTTCATCTGAACGACCTGATTATGATTGACATTGACGGTATCGGACTTTACATCTATCTTTTTTTCGCTCTCAAACTTGGGCTGGAAAGTAGTCTTGTCAGACTTTGACTGCACAACATCTTTATGCACATTGGCATTTACAGCTTGTGCAACTGCATCACTGGCCGGTTTCATCGTTCCAGTGGCTTTATCAAATTTGAACTCTGTTTTCATAATTATATCTTGAAATGATCCCTAAGTTTCTCTCGTTTTTCAGCAGTTAGACCTCCGACTTCAGTACCACCACCAGCAGACTGTGAGCGCATCCTTGCAGTGAGCACTCTTACGATTTCTCTGGTAGCAGTCACATCAGCGTCTGCATCGTGAGCGTCATCCAGATCAATGCCCAGACGCTCTGCCATAGCCTCCAGTTTCCAAGTAGTGATACTCTTGTCATTATCAAAAGTGAGCTGAGAAAGGAGGATTGTGTCAAGTTGAGTGGGCTGGAAGTTACCCCAGAAATCCTTGGCTCCCCGGACAAGTTTGATAAATCTTGCCCAGACTCCAGTATAGAGCATAATCTGCTGCATAAATCCATTATCAAATAACGGATTCTGACCGATCATAAAGGGCTTGTTTGAAGCCACCACTGGGAAGGTATTTCTTTCAATGAAGTCGCAGATCTCATTACATACATCTTCCAAAGGTTTGCCTTGCTTATAAAGCAAATCCATAGTGATTCCACTTATATCCAAAGCTGTGGAACCATACTCCATCAGCTCTTCCTCTTCTTCTGCATCGTACTTATTTTTAAGCACTTTTCTTTTGGGCTTGCCGATGTCTGCTTTCTTACTGTAAGGATAGATATAAGAATTATACCTATCTATCACTTCAAAGGTATCGAGACGAACTGCATGAAGTGATATTTGAGTCGCGGCACTTCTGGTACAGTCAAGACCGCCGGTTTCAAAGTCATAGAATATTCCAACAATGATATTGCCTTTTTCAACTGGTGCTGCCATCTTATTTGTTTTTAATTTCTTCGTAAATACGTTCTATTTCCTTAAATAGCTCTGCCTTTTTGCCATTGTTGACAATCACATAATCATAATCCTCATCATTGAGGTTACGGCGCTCATCTCGACGGAGCCGGGTCTCATCAATCCCAGATTTACGGCGCAGAGCCTTATCTCGCTTAATCAGCACAGTATGGATATCGTAAACTTCTCCGAAGTCATTTCGCAGATTTTCCAGCCCCTTTTCATCAATCACATAAACAGTGCATGGGCCAAAGACTTGCCATTTGGTAGCATAATAATAATATCCACCAAAATGAGCATAAGCAATCAACTCCGTTTTGTCTGGAACGATGTCAATGAAATGATGATCACGCCCCTCCACTTCCGTAGGTCTGGGAGGTCTGGTTGTAAAGGAGCAAATCACATTTGCCTCTTTATGGTACTTCAGGTGTAACGAGGCCAAGGTCTTACCACAGCCAGAGCCACCTACAATACACATGATTTTTAATTTTTCCATATCTGTTTGTGGATTTAAGTATTGTTCTATTCGATAGTTAAGAATCTCCTTCATCAGCATTTTGAGTCTGGTAGGTGTGACCCGGCCACGCTTTCTACTGCCTTTAGATGAGATCTGCAAATTACGTTTTATCATATTGACTTGTACTTGCTGGGGATCTCGCCAATGATACCACGCAATCGCATCGCCATTTTCATCAAAGAGATTGGGCATGATAAAATTCTCAATCTTATCATGGTATATGGTGAGGTCACGAGCCTTGGCAATGGCAGCCTGAATACGGTACCAGCCTCTATAACTGGTACCGGCACATTCAAGCCTGAATTTGCGAAGCTGCTCTTGAACCTGACCGTCCAACTCTTCGCGTATGTCAATTAAAAAAGACATATCAAATCAATTTTAAGAATGAGCTTTTACCGATTTGAAGAGTATTCTTCTCATCATAATCACTCCATTTTATGTTGACCACAGCGACAATCATACGACCCTCTGCCTTCCTCAGTTCCTTCTTCCAAATATCCCAATCATCCCAAATTGTTAGAATATTGGTTTCGGTATTCTGCTGAAGTTCAATCTTGCCAAAGTGCTTGGTCTCACCAGTTCGCCTATCCTTATAAGACCTATCAGTTACAGAGCAAATGGCAGCGCATATCACGCCCTTCCGAACCTCATAGAATATATTATTCAGTTCTGAGAACTCAATGTACTTATAGGCCGAAACACTTTTAGGCTTCTCCAGATTGTCATATATTCTCTTATAGTCAATAGTTCCGTGACCTGAGACGGCTATTTGCTGACGGCTCCACCAATAATGCTTATCACGCATATCTTCCGGAATATCTTTTTCTGTCAGCTTAAATCCTAAGAGACTGGCTGCACTCTCTAAGAGACCATATCGCTCCAATACTGAACCGACGTTTTCAATCTGGTCAAACGCGCCAGCAAAGATGAGGTTCCTGACGCTTCTCGCTGTTACCGGGCAACGCTCACGAACTTCTGCTGTGCCCTCATCTTCAAAACTTTTGAACTTGCTCTTGAAAATACGCTTGATGAAATCCTCCAGATTATAAAATTCGCCATATAAATTGCGTTCTTGAACGATATACTTCACAGCCTTCGGTCCCAACTGTTTGATACGAGATAAAGACCAGTATATCTTATTGTTCTTAAAATCGGCTGTGAAATTCTCACCTGAGATATTGATGTTGGGCTTCTCCAATTCGGTACCTCCCACAGTCTTAATTTCATTCATCAAGACCGCCATTTTATCTTCATCCTGATCTCGCAACACTACAGTGTAAAAGGCAGTCGGATAATATGTCTTTAACCACGCTCCGACATAAGCGGTCAGTCCATAGGCAGTAGCGTGGGAATTACACGTCACCACGCCTTTACCGGTAAGAAATGTGTGATATGGATGCTCCATTTCCACATCATATACGGCAGTGTTGCATAAGAACTCCACTGAAACAACTTGAACGACAGCTGTACCTAAGCCTTTACGCCCCATTTTTACTCGCCCCATTTCATAGTGAGCCTTCTTATGACAACTGGGGCAGAGTGTTCTGATGTTGGAATAATTTTCTCCGACATCAGAATGATCACCATTGACATGATGGATCTCCAGACGCTTTAGGCGCCGGCCACATTCTTCACAATAATCTTTTTTGAGGTGATTCTTGTAATATTCAAGTTTAGTATAGTTGGAATCACGAGTCAGAAAACCCTTATGCCCCTTTTGAACATTCAAAGTATGACTTTCTACATGGTCGTTTGAATGATAACGAGTATTATTCAATCCACCCTTATCTGTAAACCGATAAGAAGTATCTTCCTTGATCCAACCTACACGGATATACATAAAATCCTCTCCTGGGATTAATTCATCAGTACGCTTCTGACCATTTAATGTTGGGTGCTTATGATTGTCTGTTACATCTATGGTACTGCCATTAGCCAAAGTGATACGATAGACTGGCCGGACACCCTGGTAGCGGATATCCACAATTCGATTGATGACCAACTTATCATCTTCATTTAGAGACCAGCAAGTTCCATAGCCATACTTACGATACTTGTTTCTAAGAGCAAGCCGACCGTTTTCCTTGGCCCACTGGTAATCATTCCTTGTACGCCACATATCTCCGATGTTAATCCGGGTGCCAGAACCTTTCTCCTTATGTCTGCCCCAAAGATATTCATGGCCGGCAATACAAGCATTGAATGAATACTTAGCCGCATCTTCAACATTGCTCCAGATTTGGTCGGCCGCCTCTTTAGGACAACCGTTTTGTTTTGCTCCGGCAAAAAATTTGTCCTGAAACTTACGCACCTTCTCCAGCTTCTTTTTACTCAAAGCCTTTACAAGATTCACACCGTCACCAAGGCTAAGTCCACCGACTTTCTGAGCCACACGCGAAATCTGCTCCTGATATACCATCTGAGCAAAGGTGTCTTTCAAAATTTCGTAAGTACCCCAAAGATAAGTAGGCTCATACTCACCTCGCTTTGCCCGGACATAATTGTCAGCAGCACCAGAATCCAAAGGTCCCGGACGGAACAAAGCAACCGAAGCAATCAGATCATTGATATTGTCCGGCGCAAGACGTTTGATAAATTTTGTAATGCCCTCGCCACCCATCTGGAATACGCCCTGAGTGTTTCCGTCACGGATGATCTTAAAAACCTTCTCGTCATTCAGGTATTTTGAGGCTATTTCAAGAATATTATACTTGACACCGTACTCACTTTCCACAAGATTAAGTGTATCAGAAAGCCTGGTAAGCTCCTTAATACCCAGCACGTCGTTTTTCAAGATACCAATAGCGTCAATATCATTACCTGATATTTCGGACACAAGCAAATCTCCCATCTTTCTGATAGGAAGCAGGTCAAAGCACTCGACACGCTCTCCCTTGACATATTCAGGAGTGATAATGAGTGCAGAGGCGTGAATACCAGCAGAACGTGCTTGACCCATAATCGGCAATATCTCTTCAAAGACATCAGGATATTTCTGAATGAAATCCCTCATGCGCTTATCGGTCGAAGCCATCTTCATCAGGTCAGTCCACGTCATATTATCATCCAATATGGCTGTCAAATAATTGGTGGTGGCCTGAGATATTTTATGGGTACGAGCCACATCCTTGATTACAGACTTAATCTTCTCAGTGGTGAATGTACCAGCAGAAAAGACACGCTGGAGGCCGTCTTTATTGTAACGTCTCTCCAGATACGCCTTAACTTCATCACGACGTACTGCGCTAAAGTCGGAGTCAATATCTGGAAGAGAACCGTGATTTCGTTTTACATATCCGTCACCGGCATAGCAGTCAGATACAAGTTGAGTGTCAGTCTTATGAGTTATGCGTTGGATTTTCATGCAGAAGTTTGTGGGGTAAGGTGTGAAGTAAATCACAGTTATCAAACTGAATGTCATCACCTTCTTGCAACTCATCTGCATAAACGGTCAGTTGTTCACCATCTCTGATTACAACTAACTCCGCATCCTTGTCAAGCAAGAGTATTGTATCATTATCAAAGGCCACCTCAAAATAATCTGAGGATTCAATATCATCAGCCATAATCGTTACCTTATCCGGCTCCAAGCCAGCACGCTCCGGCAACAAGAAGCGCTCGAAAATCAAATCGTACTTCAGAGGATCAATAAATGTGATACCCATCAGATAAAGAAGTAAACAGCCACCGGCAGAGCCTCGACCAATTCCAGTCAAGATTCCGTTTTCTTGTGCCCAGTTTAGCTCATCTCTTTGAATGAGAAAGTAATCTACATTGTCGGTACTTTCGATTACATATTTTTCATATTCTACACGCCTACGATAAACTTCTTCTTCTCCTTCCGGCACCAGCTTTCGGAAGCCATCTTCAATCAGCTCTCGAAACATAGTGAGAGTATCACCATATTTTGCCTGCTCCTGGGGTGTCATATCATACTTAGGGGCATAATTGTCACTCAGGTCATAGGCGGCAGTTGCATTTTCTATGATGTCAGCAGTAGCAGCGCACATATCATAAAAAACCTCATCATCATATCTATCTGAGAACAGGGCACGAAATTCAGCATAAATCTCATCAATAGTTTTCAGATACTGTTTATATGATTGCTCGTGCGCGGCGCCGGTATCGACTTTATTCAAAATGATTTTGGTACGCCAGTCCTCTTTGTCAAGATAATACACATCCTGAATCAAAACTGGACGTATATTCATCGAATATTCCAGATTGCCCAGATAGAAGTTGTCAAAATACGCTTTCTGGCTCTGCAACAATGTTGAGTCTATTCTGTCAGCACGATACTCGGTCGTATCTACCTGAAAATATACCCACCCATCAAAAGCGTCCACAAAATCCTGCAAGGCGTTCTTGTTTTCGGTAAGCCAATGACCACTCCATTTATCAAAAACTAAAGTATTGCCTTCAGCAAGATTTAGTAATGTGATCAGGTCAATTTCCTTGGTTTCAAAGCTATCTACCGCAACTGCTTTTTGAATACGCAACATATTCCTAAATCCTTGCTGAGTAGCGGCGTATATCTTAACGCCGACTTTATCCAGACCAATTCGTACTGTCAGGGAATATCCAAAACAATATTTCAGTCCAGCATCAGTAGCTGACTGTTGCAAATCCAAGGAAGCAGCCATAGTATTCCTATCAGCAACTGCAATGCCCTTATATCCAAGGAATTTTGCCTTGGCACACCAGTCTTTTAATAAGCCACTACCATTCAGTAACTCAAAACCTGAATGTAAGCCTAATGGGTAAAACTCACACTCATGTTCAAACTTCGGAGATTCACCTACATACCGAAGTATTTTGAACTGGAGGTCAGAAGGATCCTTACGAATGTCGATATAGTACCACCGACACCCAAAAGGAAATACAATATAATAAATCTCATCTGCTATCAGATAAGAATAATTCTCGATACTGTTGAAAACCACATCCCCATCCTTAGTCTGCCTGAAGATATGATCATAGTTATCCTGAATGAGACAACGGCCAAATCCAGGGATAACAAGAACATCCTTCCTCAAAGAATATATGAGATTATGGTTATCCAGCCATTCTTTTAATGATACCACCTCTTTCATCTCATCCAAGATTAAATTCTCTGACTGTTTTTAGATTATAGGCAAATACTTCATAGATGTCCTCGACATCCATTTCATCCCAGTCTTTGCCAACTCCATCTGGGATGTCTGCAATCAACACATCGAAGTATTTATCCAGCTCCATAGCTATCCGGGCAGTTGTCTCTTTAGCGTCATTATCATACCCGATAACAATCTGCTCCACCCCTTTTTTCTGGAGTTTATACATCTGCTCTTGGCTAATCTTTTTTCCAAAAGTTGCTACCGGCACAATGTGCTTATTATCATACAACTCCAGCTTACGATTGAGTCCAACCACATCAAACGGCCCCTCGCAGAGTATTACCGAATGAGTGGTGCCAGACTCAATCGCATCATAGTTATAAAGCATTTTTGAGAAGCCGTTACCTTCACGCTCATCGGAGTTCTTATACCGACGGATTTTGTAATGGTGCCGGGCATTATAGCTATCAATTTCTTCTTTGCTGAGTATGCTGCGCGCTACAAAACCAACGATACGGCCCTCATCTCGAATTTCAAGAATGATGTAATCTTCATATTCTCGCTCAATACAGCGATTAGTGCCAACTGGGAAATACTCATAATCATCTACCACCCATCCACGCGACTTCAAATAAGCGTTTTTGTAACAGCGCTTATATCCATTAGGCATAGAGATTTTCACAAGCTCGTCATCAAGCTCGTCATCCAACAATGCTGAGATGTCGGTCTCTTCATCGTCAAGTTCTACGGTCTCTGCTGGAAGGAGATCTTCTCGGTCAAGAGCTTTGAGGGTATCTTTCAGAGAACCAAAACGACGATTACAATGGTAGCAATTTGACATTCCAAAACGCTTCTTACCGACATTATTGCCGACATAGATACCATATTTGAAGCCATCATGCCCACAAAAAGGACAGTTGGGAACCAATATATTTCTTCTGGATCCATCCATCTTACCGCCCAAGTCGTATAGTAACTCATCGGCAATGGATCGCTGAATTTCTGGTGATAAAATCATTTATGTATTCCTGTCATATCACTGCTTTCATCAAATTCATAAAAGGCTTAGGAAGCCTCGCGTGGAAGATTTAAGGTCCTTACCCGGTCATAGAATACTTCATGCTCGTAATCCAATGCAATCCGGAATGGCTCACCTTTCTTGCAGAACCTGAACTTATCCGCATATAAGCGCATCGTCTGTTCACGATATTCACGCTTACTCTGATTAAGTGAAATAAGATGGGTACAAGGTCTCTGTAATCCCTTACATTCTGAAGTATTGAAGGCTGTAAGGACGTTCTTTTCATCATTGACCCATTCAGGATTCTCAATAGTAGCCTGATAAGTGACAACGAACCAAGCATCTGTTTCACCGGCCAAGTCTTTGAGATCTTGTGCCGTAGCAATGCGTTTATGCCGTAATGCTTTGGAATCCCAATTTTTACCTGAAGAATCGGTCAGAAGGTCGAGTGAATCAACCACGACAACATCAGGATACTTACCGTATTTCTCACGATACTTCTCCAAGTCGTTTCTGATGTCTGTGGTTGAAACCTCCTTGCCGAATTTTGGATAAGCCTTGACCCTCAAAGTACCCTTATAAGTATCGAGCAAGTCCTTCAAATGCTCCAGAGTATGATTATTGACCTTGCCAGTCTCATACTCATAAGTGGTAGTGCCACTGAGCATTGCGGAATAAGCATCGGTGGTCTCAGAAGCAGCACCTTCCAACTGGATATGCAGCACATCAAGTCCGCTGATATAAGCTGCATTGTAACCAATCCATCGAGCGATATGGCTTTTACCGACACCAGACATAGCAAGGAACAGAGAAAGCTGAGTGCGAAGATTACGTCCTTTATTCATCTCATCAAGCCCGTCAATATAAAAACTATTGACCATCTTTGAGGAAGGGTTCTCACTACGCATCTTATTCTCACGCAATCTTTCTTCATACGTCTGAGCAATGTCAATAAACTCTTCAGGTTTAAGAGTAAATTGCTGTAGCTTCAATGCTTCGTGAGTGAACGACATCATAGCGTCGAGCCGGGCGCCTTCCTCATATTTCTTAGACACCTCCTTAAAGATTTTCTTAAATTGAACGAGTTTAAGATATTCTTCAAATTGGTCTCTTATACCTTCGGGATTGACACTGGTGGAAACTTCCCTAATTTCTTCCAAAAGCTCTGAAACAGCTCTGGAAGATGAAAGACGCTGTGAGATTATGCCATACTGAGGTGCCGTTTTGTACTCATTAAAATAGCTCTTCAGAGTCACATTTAACAACTGATACTGCGGATCCGGAAGAAATTGATCTTCCATATAGCGGCTCACAACCGAACAGATCTGATTGTTGGTTATGGCACAATTATACAGCTCCGCAAGGAACTCAGAAGTCAACACGTTTTCATTTTTCTTTCCTGCCATGATAAACTTCTTTTCTGTACCGCATAAGCTCTGGGTACTTCTTAGCGGTCATTTTGCCACACTCCACCCAGTTATCACATTGTTTGCAAGCCTCTGAAAGCGGACTCCAACCGGTAGTTGATCTCTGACAGAGGGCAAGCCCTGCATCAGTATTCAAAAACCGTTTTTTGATTGGCTCTTCAGATGCAAGATAAACCATTTTTTTCAATGGGTCTGGTTTCGGTTTCTCTATCATCAAGGTTAGTTGCCCTCTTGATAATTCTGCCTCATCCAGCCATTGATTGATATAATAATTCATGCCGGCCTTACCATCAGCACTCAGGAACTGACTACGATATTTTTCTAAAGCAGCCTGAGAGAACAGGTAAGTGTATTGCCACGAACTGTTAGCAATAGATGTGCGATAACGATATATCTGATAGACCAAATAATCAACTATGCGCTCATCATCAATATCTGAGACACCGAACAATGCCGGTAAAAGCTGCAATCCATTTTGGATATAGAGCGCAGCCATTCCGCTTTGTGTAAACCGCCATTTGGGATTAATCGTCCTCTTCACAACGGTCTCGATCATCTGTCGCACCTTTACGGTTCTTTCTTGTAATTCCATTTTGTCTCAGTATATATTGCAGTTCTCGTCTTGTCCAATAAATTCGGCTTTTCACTATATCTTCACTTCGCTTTTCAAGATGTCCGAGCTTCCATTCAGCTGCTGTTATCTCTCTTATTCGATGACCCTGAACGTACATCATAAAAGGTGATAACCTCTGGGGTGGAATTTTCATCAATGCCTCTAACATTTGGTCTGAGATATTGTCTATCAAATTCCCAAATTCAACTTCTGAAACCATACTCGTTCCATGCTGATATATATCCTCCATCGAACACATCTCAATATCAGTCCAATACTGAGATTCTTCACTTCGTTTTTTGTTTTCGTGCTGACAGGCACGTTTAACAACGATATGGAGCCAAGTCATCAACTTTTGTTCTGGATTGTATGAGCCAATATAGTTATAAAGTTGAGCTAAACAGTGCTGATAATTATCATCTACATCTTGATAGTTTGCTGTATAATACTTGGTTAGGCTTTTAATATCCGCAAGGTTAGGAACGATATACATATTGAAAAGACGCTCCTTCTCTTTAGGACTTAACTGCCGACATTTTGCAGTCGGTTTGGGGGATTTTCCCGGATCTTTAGCATTGATTGACATTTTGAAGCGAACTTAAAGGGCAAATTATTCATAATGATTTTGTTTTTAGCAGATTAGTTATAGCTTATAGCGATGAATAAAATACATGTAGATGTGTATAGCATCTGCAAGATTATCATCACCATCCACTTCAATGTGGTATCGCTTTTCTGCGAACTCAATCATCATTTTTTTGTCCGCATTGCCCTTACCGGTTCCGTGCTTTTTGATGTCAGAGGGCTTAAATGTTACCACTGGAATATCCAGTGTTTCACAGACTTCCAGTAAGATACCCCGGAACTCACATAACTTCCTAAAGTCTGTGAAATGGCCATAAATAACATCCTCAGCAGCCACAGCTTTGATTTTGTGAGATGTAAGCATATCAATAAGCCAATTCCTAAAAGCCTTATGCTGGGCATAATCCGGGCCCAGATACTTCGGTGCCTTGTCATTGTTAGGAAAGACCTTGGTGCCGTAATCGCCCAGAGTGTAGTACCCACAGTGAGTAGCCACATCAAAAGCCATTACGTCACCACGTCCTAACTGACGAACATACTCTTCAGTTAACTTCTGCATAACTATTAATTTGAAATGGTTGAAATTCCTTGTTTTTTTACTATTAATAGCTTATGCGGATAGCCTTCTGAGACACCTCCCTGAGTAATGAGTAAGGCGGTCTGGCCGAGCTTGTTCAAAGCCTCACAATAGGTCGCC is part of the Duncaniella dubosii genome and encodes:
- a CDS encoding DnaB-like helicase C-terminal domain-containing protein, which produces MAGKKNENVLTSEFLAELYNCAITNNQICSVVSRYMEDQFLPDPQYQLLNVTLKSYFNEYKTAPQYGIISQRLSSSRAVSELLEEIREVSTSVNPEGIRDQFEEYLKLVQFKKIFKEVSKKYEEGARLDAMMSFTHEALKLQQFTLKPEEFIDIAQTYEERLRENKMRSENPSSKMVNSFYIDGLDEMNKGRNLRTQLSLFLAMSGVGKSHIARWIGYNAAYISGLDVLHIQLEGAASETTDAYSAMLSGTTTYEYETGKVNNHTLEHLKDLLDTYKGTLRVKAYPKFGKEVSTTDIRNDLEKYREKYGKYPDVVVVDSLDLLTDSSGKNWDSKALRHKRIATAQDLKDLAGETDAWFVVTYQATIENPEWVNDEKNVLTAFNTSECKGLQRPCTHLISLNQSKREYREQTMRLYADKFRFCKKGEPFRIALDYEHEVFYDRVRTLNLPREAS
- a CDS encoding crossover junction endodeoxyribonuclease RuvC; the encoded protein is MQKLTEEYVRQLGRGDVMAFDVATHCGYYTLGDYGTKVFPNNDKAPKYLGPDYAQHKAFRNWLIDMLTSHKIKAVAAEDVIYGHFTDFRKLCEFRGILLEVCETLDIPVVTFKPSDIKKHGTGKGNADKKMMIEFAEKRYHIEVDGDDNLADAIHIYMYFIHRYKL
- a CDS encoding RNA polymerase sigma factor encodes the protein MSINAKDPGKSPKPTAKCRQLSPKEKERLFNMYIVPNLADIKSLTKYYTANYQDVDDNYQHCLAQLYNYIGSYNPEQKLMTWLHIVVKRACQHENKKRSEESQYWTDIEMCSMEDIYQHGTSMVSEVEFGNLIDNISDQMLEALMKIPPQRLSPFMMYVQGHRIREITAAEWKLGHLEKRSEDIVKSRIYWTRRELQYILRQNGITRKNRKGATDDRDRCEEDD
- a CDS encoding toprim domain-containing protein; its protein translation is MILSPEIQRSIADELLYDLGGKMDGSRRNILVPNCPFCGHDGFKYGIYVGNNVGKKRFGMSNCYHCNRRFGSLKDTLKALDREDLLPAETVELDDEETDISALLDDELDDELVKISMPNGYKRCYKNAYLKSRGWVVDDYEYFPVGTNRCIEREYEDYIILEIRDEGRIVGFVARSILSKEEIDSYNARHHYKIRRYKNSDEREGNGFSKMLYNYDAIESGTTHSVILCEGPFDVVGLNRKLELYDNKHIVPVATFGKKISQEQMYKLQKKGVEQIVIGYDNDAKETTARIAMELDKYFDVLIADIPDGVGKDWDEMDVEDIYEVFAYNLKTVREFNLG